One segment of Synechococcus sp. A15-24 DNA contains the following:
- a CDS encoding HEAT repeat domain-containing protein yields the protein MATVLQDFSNVSSLSDSQLTEEEALQLANELSLKLSDGEKPGSDAESLKKMVAGLGDARGALRLTFAKSLGAVGDEALPILCEALRQHQNVVVRRASAKTLNLIGSKEALPYLLEAFLEDSDPVVLGSSAGAMATIGPDAMDSLLGILKNPDCTPFQVGLINLALSFIGAKAPEALLEAAESDVTEVRVAAISALGDQIQKSDDHRAKNRVFRALDDCSPDVRAEAVTLIGKSCDAEDVEHMLTRKLIDKDTQVRKNTAMALMKLEAFNSVESIEKAKSTEDDESVQAVFDVAINILSRNL from the coding sequence ATGGCCACAGTGCTCCAGGATTTCTCTAATGTCTCGTCACTCAGCGACAGTCAGCTCACCGAAGAAGAAGCGCTTCAACTCGCCAACGAACTAAGTTTGAAATTAAGTGATGGTGAGAAACCAGGGTCTGATGCAGAGTCTCTCAAGAAAATGGTTGCTGGCCTTGGTGATGCTAGAGGAGCCCTAAGACTAACCTTTGCAAAAAGCCTTGGCGCAGTAGGAGACGAGGCTCTACCCATTCTTTGTGAAGCTCTTCGCCAACACCAAAATGTAGTCGTCAGAAGAGCATCAGCCAAAACACTCAATTTGATTGGAAGTAAGGAGGCTCTGCCTTATCTCCTCGAAGCTTTTTTAGAAGACAGTGATCCAGTTGTTCTCGGGTCATCTGCTGGAGCAATGGCAACGATTGGACCCGACGCCATGGACTCATTACTTGGGATCCTGAAAAATCCAGACTGCACACCATTTCAGGTGGGCTTGATTAATCTTGCGCTTAGTTTCATCGGCGCCAAAGCACCTGAGGCATTACTCGAGGCTGCAGAGTCAGACGTGACTGAAGTTCGCGTGGCTGCAATTTCAGCCCTAGGAGATCAAATACAAAAGAGTGACGATCATCGTGCAAAAAATAGAGTGTTCAGAGCTTTAGATGACTGCTCACCAGACGTTAGAGCAGAAGCTGTAACACTTATCGGAAAATCATGTGATGCCGAAGATGTTGAACATATGCTGACAAGGAAACTGATCGACAAAGACACTCAGGTACGAAAAAACACGGCGATGGCACTGATGAAGCTTGAAGCATTTAACTCTGTAGAAAGCATAGAGAAGGCAAAGTCAACAGAAGATGACGAGTCAGTTCAAGCAGTATTTGATGTCGCCATCAACATACTAAGCAGAAATTTGTGA
- the cpeA gene encoding class 1 C-phycoerythrin subunit alpha, protein MKSVVTTVVTAADAAGRFPSQNDLEAVQGNIQRAAARLEAAEKLAAGLDNVTREAGDACFNKYAYLKQPGEAGDSQVKIDKCYRDLGHYLRLINYCLIVGGTGPLDEWGIAGAREVYRTLGLPTNAYIEALTYTRDRACAPRDMSAQALNEFKSYLDYAINALS, encoded by the coding sequence ATGAAATCCGTCGTCACCACTGTTGTGACCGCTGCTGATGCAGCCGGTCGCTTCCCTTCCCAGAACGACCTCGAAGCCGTTCAGGGCAATATCCAGCGTGCAGCTGCTCGCCTTGAGGCTGCTGAAAAGCTGGCCGCTGGCCTCGATAACGTAACTCGTGAAGCAGGCGACGCCTGCTTTAACAAGTACGCCTACCTGAAGCAGCCCGGTGAAGCCGGTGACAGCCAGGTGAAGATCGACAAGTGCTATCGCGATCTTGGTCACTACCTGCGTCTGATCAACTACTGCCTTATTGTTGGTGGTACTGGTCCTCTGGACGAGTGGGGTATTGCTGGTGCTCGTGAGGTGTATCGCACCCTTGGTCTTCCAACCAACGCATACATCGAAGCTCTCACTTACACACGTGATCGTGCATGTGCACCTCGTGATATGAGCGCTCAGGCTCTCAACGAATTCAAGAGCTATCTCGATTACGCCATCAACGCCCTGTCTTGA
- the cpeB gene encoding class 1 C-phycoerythrin subunit beta: protein MLDAFSRTVVSADAKTAPVGGSELASLRSYVQDGNKRLDAVNAITSNAYCIVSDAVTGMICENTGLIQAGGNCYPTRRMAACLRDGEIVLRYISYALLAGDASVLDDRCLNGLKETYIALGVPTQSAARAVAIMKSAATALIGQTNTPASGGAKYRKMETTQGDCSALVSEAGSYFDRVIGAIS, encoded by the coding sequence ATGCTCGACGCATTTTCCCGCACAGTCGTCAGCGCTGACGCCAAAACTGCACCTGTTGGTGGTAGCGAGCTCGCTAGCCTCCGTTCTTATGTGCAGGATGGCAACAAGCGTTTGGACGCTGTTAACGCCATCACTTCCAACGCCTATTGCATCGTTTCGGATGCGGTCACAGGCATGATCTGCGAAAACACCGGTCTGATCCAGGCCGGTGGCAACTGCTATCCCACTCGTCGCATGGCCGCATGCCTGCGTGATGGTGAGATCGTTCTTCGCTACATCAGCTACGCCCTGCTGGCTGGCGACGCTTCCGTGCTGGATGACCGTTGCCTCAATGGTCTGAAAGAGACCTACATCGCTCTGGGTGTTCCCACTCAGTCTGCAGCTCGCGCTGTCGCGATCATGAAATCCGCAGCAACGGCTCTGATCGGACAAACCAACACCCCTGCTAGCGGTGGCGCAAAGTACCGCAAGATGGAAACCACACAGGGCGATTGCTCTGCACTGGTGTCTGAAGCAGGTTCTTACTTCGATCGCGTGATCGGGGCAATCAGCTGA
- a CDS encoding HEAT repeat domain-containing protein translates to MAERFDNLVEGLTEDRAMSVILADPETLDRPVDKYMAATRLGASDTEESLDVLIKAAELSPEHLFDRITRRKAIDALGRRKSTRALPTLFRSLSCTDEAAVINAVDAITKIGAPLTENNQGRLIKALDGEDIQKRAVIQAFCRLEINKAEEAIRPLANDQNPLVCGAAKAYLARVHKETSGLDDLVPQLIDPIAGRRRSAVIDLGDAGDVTRLEALVTAPVSMSLRARSAFQLVDPNKTCHVPDEYSELITQLLQDNPQHLKLRQEWVCPVDAIEIENNLQHRDEARQYGGALSLMNMDKRCRMELINEIKQKLWSDYVTHYYLTSVISLQGLSERSDLICLALAETIPQYTKSRIAAAWGCLRLRLTDQKPLLEELSVSANWLPLKWTCRQVLKQLS, encoded by the coding sequence ATGGCAGAGCGTTTCGACAACTTGGTTGAAGGATTAACAGAAGATCGTGCCATGTCTGTGATTCTGGCCGACCCTGAGACATTGGATCGACCTGTCGACAAATATATGGCTGCGACGAGGTTGGGAGCTAGCGATACTGAGGAATCCCTTGATGTTCTCATTAAGGCAGCAGAATTAAGTCCGGAACATCTGTTTGACCGAATCACACGACGAAAAGCCATTGATGCTCTAGGCCGCAGAAAAAGCACTAGGGCATTACCTACTCTGTTTCGCTCACTGTCTTGCACAGATGAGGCTGCAGTCATTAACGCTGTTGACGCCATCACAAAAATTGGTGCACCACTAACAGAAAACAATCAGGGAAGATTGATCAAGGCACTCGATGGGGAAGATATCCAAAAGCGAGCAGTCATCCAGGCCTTTTGCAGGCTGGAAATCAATAAGGCAGAAGAGGCAATACGCCCACTCGCGAACGATCAGAATCCGCTCGTCTGCGGTGCAGCTAAAGCATATTTAGCAAGAGTGCACAAAGAGACCTCCGGTCTAGATGATCTGGTTCCCCAGCTGATCGATCCCATCGCTGGTCGACGCCGATCCGCCGTCATTGACCTTGGCGATGCTGGTGATGTCACAAGATTGGAGGCACTGGTTACGGCACCTGTGTCCATGTCATTACGGGCAAGAAGCGCTTTCCAGCTCGTCGATCCCAACAAAACATGTCACGTTCCTGATGAATATTCAGAATTAATAACGCAACTATTGCAAGACAACCCACAACATTTAAAGCTCAGACAAGAGTGGGTCTGCCCTGTTGACGCAATTGAAATCGAAAACAATCTTCAACACCGAGACGAAGCACGTCAATACGGTGGGGCTTTGAGCCTAATGAATATGGACAAACGATGCAGAATGGAATTAATTAATGAAATTAAACAAAAATTATGGAGCGACTATGTTACTCACTATTACTTAACATCAGTCATCAGCCTTCAAGGCTTGTCCGAAAGGAGTGACTTGATCTGCCTAGCTCTGGCCGAAACGATCCCTCAGTACACAAAATCGAGGATTGCAGCAGCCTGGGGTTGCCTGAGATTGAGACTGACTGATCAGAAGCCCCTCCTCGAGGAGCTTTCAGTCTCAGCTAACTGGCTACCACTGAAGTGGACCTGCAGGCAGGTACTTAAACAGTTGTCATGA
- a CDS encoding HEAT repeat domain-containing protein, producing MIISAKINYQFRLSVSDNQSMPSIDSLFEDLRHPNPRIQEEASLILSEHYQEEALPMLLELFCHQDPKVYRAAVKGIGFFGSSAFDPLIELYATTENQTARRCCPKAFVQLFKNFPDQPFPDSVMQMLEQGINDTDMVVVQGALMCLGQIGKQQFKSEEAIKLLAKSLSSENVALIFSASQALADIPHPMAEVALHALQDNNDDPLIQEAAQSALARLQNLLNSRS from the coding sequence TTGATCATCAGTGCTAAAATAAATTATCAGTTCAGGCTTTCTGTGAGCGATAATCAGTCTATGCCTTCCATTGATTCCCTATTCGAGGATCTCAGGCATCCCAACCCTAGGATCCAAGAAGAAGCCAGTTTAATTCTTTCGGAGCACTATCAGGAAGAAGCCTTGCCCATGTTATTGGAACTATTCTGTCATCAAGATCCCAAAGTATACAGAGCAGCAGTTAAGGGAATTGGTTTTTTTGGGAGTTCTGCATTCGATCCTTTGATCGAACTTTATGCAACAACTGAGAATCAAACTGCAAGGCGTTGTTGCCCGAAAGCATTCGTTCAATTGTTCAAGAATTTTCCTGATCAACCGTTTCCTGATTCAGTCATGCAAATGTTGGAACAAGGGATTAATGACACAGATATGGTAGTCGTACAAGGAGCTCTGATGTGTCTTGGTCAAATCGGTAAGCAACAGTTCAAGTCTGAAGAGGCAATTAAACTACTAGCAAAATCTCTCAGCAGTGAAAATGTGGCTTTGATCTTTAGTGCATCTCAGGCTCTTGCTGATATCCCGCATCCCATGGCGGAGGTCGCTTTGCATGCACTTCAAGATAATAATGACGATCCGCTGATTCAGGAAGCAGCTCAGTCTGCATTGGCGCGACTTCAAAATCTACTCAATTCAAGGAGTTAA
- a CDS encoding HEAT repeat domain-containing protein, translating into MSGLFDNIHPELDQAGAIEILATDFQDLESDSDYYIAVSHLVNFPGQFANEALLNFLGRVSTESAVLLAQRKAVEVLARLGVTQAQAKIASFLDSSDIYMVENAAWALAQIGCQDQAVHQRLIRLLHDSTQNQRVLIQSLSKLSVFAALSTITPLMDHEKSSVRGAAIAATIHLSGDRTRLADLADHLYVANQMDRQSAVQDVIDAGGIELMSSLLQSPISPAFRMRAVRALVDRSSGEQLKNSALSAVDQVLRDDPRLITVLHHYGDPLPTQLLVEGLFHPDFSRCYLSMQTLLDRDPDEVWTHVWASWHKKAHNDYGAHYFMMHLFGLIRNWSHEALASIHDILSDAIRDRRPQFRKSPSAALLSFAILFPGQCDHFLKDGLTTVMQPFWDFRYTSLLLLQSPELSQIRSQNLDVVSDLSQSDPDYFVCWKAQSILQYT; encoded by the coding sequence ATGTCGGGCTTGTTTGACAATATTCATCCTGAGTTGGACCAGGCTGGTGCCATCGAGATCTTGGCTACAGATTTTCAAGATCTCGAGAGCGACAGTGACTACTATATTGCCGTTTCGCACTTGGTCAATTTTCCTGGTCAGTTTGCAAATGAAGCGTTGCTGAATTTTCTTGGCAGGGTGTCGACTGAGTCTGCTGTCCTCCTTGCTCAACGAAAAGCTGTAGAAGTTCTTGCCCGGCTGGGGGTTACGCAAGCTCAGGCGAAAATTGCCAGTTTTCTTGATAGTTCGGATATCTATATGGTCGAAAATGCTGCCTGGGCACTGGCACAAATAGGCTGTCAAGATCAAGCCGTTCATCAGCGCTTGATTCGGTTGTTGCATGATTCCACACAGAATCAACGGGTTTTAATTCAAAGTTTGTCTAAACTCTCAGTTTTTGCAGCACTTTCGACGATTACTCCCTTAATGGACCATGAAAAGTCTTCTGTGCGCGGTGCTGCAATTGCGGCCACAATTCACTTGTCAGGAGATAGGACACGTCTCGCTGATTTGGCTGATCATTTGTACGTAGCTAATCAGATGGATCGTCAGTCGGCAGTTCAAGATGTAATCGATGCTGGTGGGATTGAACTCATGTCGAGTTTGCTTCAGTCACCCATTTCACCAGCGTTTCGAATGAGAGCTGTTCGTGCTCTTGTCGACCGATCGTCAGGTGAGCAGTTGAAAAATAGTGCTCTTTCGGCTGTTGACCAGGTCCTTCGCGATGACCCCAGGCTGATCACGGTGCTTCATCACTATGGGGACCCCCTACCGACTCAGCTGCTTGTCGAAGGTCTGTTTCATCCTGATTTCAGTCGCTGCTATTTGTCGATGCAAACCCTGCTGGATCGCGATCCAGATGAAGTCTGGACCCATGTCTGGGCCAGTTGGCATAAGAAAGCCCATAACGACTATGGAGCGCACTATTTCATGATGCATCTATTTGGTCTCATAAGGAATTGGAGTCACGAGGCCCTTGCGTCTATTCACGACATCCTGTCGGATGCTATTCGAGATAGACGTCCACAATTCAGGAAATCTCCATCTGCTGCGTTGTTGTCTTTTGCTATCTTATTTCCTGGGCAGTGCGACCACTTCTTGAAAGATGGTTTGACTACCGTAATGCAACCATTTTGGGATTTCCGTTATACATCGCTTCTACTCCTTCAATCTCCCGAGTTGAGTCAAATCCGGTCTCAAAATCTTGATGTAGTCAGTGATTTGTCTCAATCGGATCCAGATTACTTTGTTTGTTGGAAAGCGCAGTCGATTCTCCAATATACATAG
- a CDS encoding Nif11-like leader peptide family natural product precursor: MTDSSSNVKQDLSLESFITMVRQDPDLKAEIKAALNQDDVIAIAASKGYEFDSLTILRRWSKHTDFTQDTWMGWFDE, encoded by the coding sequence ATGACGGATTCCTCCTCTAACGTAAAGCAAGATTTATCTTTGGAATCATTCATTACAATGGTTCGTCAGGATCCTGATCTCAAAGCTGAAATTAAGGCAGCTCTCAATCAAGATGATGTGATCGCAATCGCTGCATCTAAGGGATATGAATTCGATTCCTTGACTATATTAAGAAGGTGGAGCAAGCACACTGACTTTACTCAGGATACCTGGATGGGATGGTTTGATGAATGA
- a CDS encoding phycobilisome rod-core linker polypeptide, which produces MLTTQTTPAGMSAANRTKSASYSTSSKAGMNTVARTVAGSIAEFKRNTCSSMGLGIGPRLHSECPFGSVFDEYHPNDSAALERTIRDSYRQVYGNLPPTENERCTSLEARLMNGEITVRDFVNGLAKSPFYKKNYFHSVAPQRGIELNFKHLLGRAPLNQAEIQASIKLQAEQGFDALIDSLTDGAEYAEVFGSDIVPYVRTADSYAGMMTSSFNMMRELASTKVAVSDNAQGSRSRTVSPLALAASSAIKPVTFNYVALTKPAPKLPQQQYSGHQPPKQTDYVAFRPFGIHF; this is translated from the coding sequence ATGCTCACCACACAAACTACTCCTGCAGGTATGTCTGCAGCAAATCGAACCAAATCCGCTTCGTATTCCACCTCCAGCAAAGCTGGAATGAATACTGTTGCCCGAACGGTGGCAGGTTCGATTGCAGAGTTTAAGCGGAACACTTGCTCATCTATGGGTCTCGGAATCGGCCCTCGACTCCACAGTGAGTGTCCATTCGGTTCGGTCTTTGATGAGTATCACCCCAACGATAGTGCGGCGTTGGAGCGCACAATCCGCGATAGCTATCGCCAGGTTTACGGGAACCTACCTCCAACGGAAAATGAGCGTTGCACCTCACTGGAAGCACGCCTCATGAATGGAGAAATAACGGTACGTGACTTCGTCAATGGTCTGGCCAAATCTCCTTTTTACAAAAAAAATTACTTCCACTCAGTCGCGCCCCAGCGAGGGATCGAACTGAACTTCAAACACCTCTTAGGGCGAGCTCCACTTAATCAGGCAGAAATTCAGGCCAGCATTAAGCTGCAGGCCGAACAGGGATTTGATGCTCTCATCGATAGCCTGACGGATGGGGCAGAATATGCCGAGGTCTTTGGTTCGGATATCGTCCCATACGTGCGGACTGCCGATTCTTATGCCGGAATGATGACGTCCTCCTTCAACATGATGAGGGAGCTTGCAAGCACCAAAGTAGCAGTTAGTGACAACGCTCAGGGATCCCGGAGCCGCACCGTTTCACCACTCGCCTTAGCAGCGAGCAGCGCGATTAAACCTGTGACATTTAACTATGTTGCACTTACCAAGCCTGCTCCAAAGCTGCCTCAACAGCAGTACAGCGGTCATCAGCCTCCTAAGCAGACAGACTACGTCGCATTCCGCCCCTTCGGAATCCACTTCTGA
- a CDS encoding CpeR family transcriptional regulator, with protein MVDYDKQMKTWIRSQHLICVGSDFIFETVDQTQLDKFETCIRAMGGRIRTVKAVGNWPMGPRRSFKILQATASVPRPGGEALVTYWAKKGSKTTRYSEISS; from the coding sequence ATGGTTGATTATGATAAACAAATGAAAACGTGGATACGTTCACAACATTTAATCTGTGTTGGAAGTGATTTTATTTTTGAAACTGTTGATCAAACTCAATTAGACAAGTTCGAGACTTGCATTAGAGCCATGGGAGGGAGAATTAGAACTGTAAAAGCCGTTGGAAACTGGCCAATGGGGCCTAGACGATCATTCAAGATCCTGCAAGCAACTGCAAGTGTTCCACGACCCGGCGGCGAGGCTTTAGTGACCTACTGGGCCAAAAAGGGAAGCAAAACAACAAGGTACTCTGAGATATCTTCTTGA
- a CDS encoding Nif11-like leader peptide family natural product precursor, whose amino-acid sequence MSRAEFIRFLQVLEEDLPFRALFQEADPEEILKLADQHGFIFSDEIKGRFLNRWAGVYFCPFANDVGRLCPKMVPEGFSTLLHYSQTTCTKEDKVERFDFRAGGYYEGVKAVTG is encoded by the coding sequence ATGTCGCGCGCTGAATTCATACGCTTTCTTCAGGTCCTGGAAGAAGATTTACCGTTCAGAGCTCTTTTTCAAGAAGCTGATCCCGAGGAAATCCTCAAGCTTGCCGATCAACATGGGTTTATCTTTTCGGATGAAATAAAAGGGCGTTTCCTGAATCGGTGGGCAGGTGTGTATTTCTGCCCATTCGCCAACGATGTGGGAAGGTTATGCCCAAAAATGGTACCCGAGGGATTCAGCACACTGCTGCATTATTCACAAACAACATGTACCAAAGAGGACAAAGTTGAGCGTTTTGATTTTCGTGCTGGAGGCTATTACGAAGGAGTAAAAGCAGTGACTGGATAA
- a CDS encoding Nif11-like leader peptide family natural product precursor — protein sequence MNTLPINEFIQAVVYDHSIATGLKACKTDQDIVDYAASKGFIFSSSEWQLHLSLDRKTLSDSELAKILVVPVEHWSWAFRKVALWRAMLMDGV from the coding sequence ATGAATACTCTTCCGATTAACGAATTTATCCAGGCGGTTGTGTATGACCATTCAATCGCCACTGGTTTGAAGGCTTGTAAGACTGACCAGGATATTGTTGATTATGCAGCTTCCAAGGGATTTATTTTTTCATCAAGTGAATGGCAGCTACATCTTTCTTTGGATCGTAAGACTTTGAGTGATTCAGAATTGGCAAAGATTCTTGTCGTACCTGTTGAGCATTGGTCCTGGGCATTTCGGAAGGTTGCCTTATGGCGTGCCATGCTGATGGATGGAGTTTGA
- a CDS encoding phycobiliprotein lyase, translated as MVDFFEASRGTWLNRRAVHHLDHQDDEAADSNLVIEPFKNDDPAVRSICEALNINTIDSTGGARFWWESNIKKGVRNEDYAAVVIDVPNRDNARKGFLLRDVGYVEKQAVLSTYVFAEDGVLTITTRYDTNIGIERCWFVTDQIRMRVSSVQCLDGVAMTTYCTEFRCPTDADINAISEHARQIARSTASIGA; from the coding sequence ATGGTGGATTTTTTCGAAGCAAGCCGTGGGACCTGGTTGAACCGACGTGCTGTTCATCATTTGGATCACCAGGATGATGAAGCAGCAGATTCTAATCTTGTTATCGAACCATTTAAAAATGATGATCCGGCAGTTCGCAGCATTTGCGAAGCCCTAAACATCAATACGATCGACAGTACTGGTGGAGCTAGATTTTGGTGGGAAAGTAATATCAAAAAAGGAGTCCGCAACGAAGATTATGCGGCTGTTGTCATCGATGTACCCAACCGAGATAATGCTCGAAAGGGTTTCTTACTACGAGATGTAGGATATGTTGAAAAGCAGGCGGTATTGAGCACTTACGTTTTTGCCGAAGATGGCGTGTTGACGATCACTACAAGATATGACACGAATATTGGAATTGAACGATGCTGGTTTGTGACTGATCAGATCCGAATGCGTGTCAGTTCTGTCCAATGCTTGGATGGTGTCGCAATGACTACCTACTGCACTGAATTTCGCTGTCCAACAGATGCTGATATCAATGCCATATCTGAGCATGCCAGGCAGATCGCTCGTTCGACTGCATCTATTGGAGCTTAA
- the mpeA gene encoding class 2 C-phycoerythrin subunit alpha, translating into MKSVITTVVGAADSASRFPSASDMESVQGSIQRAAARLEAAEKLAGNYDQVAQEAVDAVYNQYPNGATGRQPRKCATEGKEKCKRDFVHYLRLINYCLVTGGTGPLDELAINGQKEVYKALSIDAGTYVAGFSHLRSRGCAPRDMSAQALTAYNQLLDYVINSLG; encoded by the coding sequence ATGAAGTCCGTCATCACCACCGTCGTCGGCGCAGCCGACAGCGCTTCCCGCTTCCCCTCTGCCTCCGACATGGAGTCCGTCCAGGGCTCCATCCAGCGTGCTGCTGCTCGTCTGGAAGCTGCTGAGAAACTGGCCGGTAACTACGACCAAGTTGCTCAGGAAGCTGTCGATGCTGTGTACAACCAGTACCCCAACGGAGCTACCGGCCGTCAGCCCCGCAAGTGCGCCACCGAAGGCAAAGAGAAGTGCAAGCGTGACTTCGTTCACTACCTGCGCCTGATCAACTACTGCCTGGTCACCGGCGGCACCGGCCCCCTGGATGAGCTAGCCATCAACGGTCAGAAGGAAGTGTACAAAGCACTCAGCATCGACGCTGGAACCTACGTTGCTGGTTTCTCCCACCTGCGTTCCCGCGGTTGCGCTCCTCGCGACATGAGTGCTCAAGCACTGACCGCTTACAACCAGCTGCTCGACTACGTTATCAACTCCCTGGGCTGA
- a CDS encoding 15,16-dihydrobiliverdin:ferredoxin oxidoreductase, which translates to MFDPFLEELQTGIQARGGISVEVPAGLEHNQSQKGSSTIQSWLWQVPGFRRWRVTRLDAGDSLQVLNSVAYPDFDLDHPLMGVDLLWFGARQKLVAVLDFQPLVQDKDYLDRHFDGLKDLNARFPDLNGEETMRSFDPNQYFSSWLLFCRGGSEEADRSLPKAFSAFLKAYWGLHDEASKEPSSISPGDVERLQNAYDVYSAERDPAHGLFTSHFGKEWSDRFLHEFLFPASQPA; encoded by the coding sequence ATGTTTGATCCGTTTCTTGAGGAATTACAAACTGGAATTCAAGCCCGCGGTGGCATATCAGTTGAAGTTCCGGCCGGGCTGGAACACAATCAATCCCAGAAGGGCTCAAGCACCATCCAAAGCTGGCTTTGGCAGGTTCCAGGTTTTCGTCGCTGGCGCGTCACCCGACTTGATGCAGGTGACAGCCTTCAAGTTCTGAATTCCGTCGCATATCCCGATTTCGATTTGGACCATCCTTTGATGGGTGTTGATCTGCTCTGGTTTGGCGCACGTCAAAAGCTAGTTGCGGTTCTTGATTTTCAACCACTGGTTCAAGATAAAGACTATCTCGATCGTCATTTTGATGGTCTGAAAGATCTGAATGCTCGTTTCCCGGATCTAAACGGAGAAGAAACGATGCGATCTTTCGATCCGAATCAATACTTCTCATCATGGCTACTTTTTTGCCGTGGAGGTTCTGAAGAGGCTGACAGGTCACTGCCAAAAGCCTTCAGCGCCTTTTTGAAAGCCTATTGGGGTTTACACGATGAGGCTTCCAAGGAACCATCCTCAATCTCACCTGGAGATGTGGAACGGCTTCAGAACGCCTACGACGTGTACAGCGCCGAGCGTGATCCTGCCCATGGATTGTTCACCAGCCATTTCGGCAAGGAGTGGTCTGACCGGTTCCTGCACGAATTCCTTTTCCCCGCCAGTCAGCCCGCATGA
- a CDS encoding DUF2656 family protein: MTTFILSHNLQVQSKDVPPFETQVLADGIVSNSSAIISATVIQHPHWIIELTSNLPPNDMAVELVKSWKQLRSKLGQSADHVILALGGRKDSMAAPGAPLQEGFWGVDVVETHDEEAFLQAINWDALKSNRPEDGVFEISSNN; the protein is encoded by the coding sequence ATGACGACATTTATTCTGTCTCATAACCTGCAGGTTCAATCTAAAGATGTCCCTCCCTTTGAAACTCAAGTTCTCGCTGACGGTATAGTCTCGAATTCTTCGGCAATTATTTCTGCAACAGTCATTCAACATCCTCATTGGATCATTGAATTGACTTCAAACTTGCCTCCCAACGATATGGCAGTGGAGTTGGTCAAGTCTTGGAAGCAATTGAGGTCTAAACTTGGACAAAGTGCAGATCACGTCATACTGGCGCTTGGTGGGCGCAAAGATTCAATGGCTGCTCCAGGTGCACCGCTCCAAGAAGGTTTCTGGGGCGTGGATGTTGTGGAAACACACGATGAAGAGGCTTTCCTTCAAGCCATTAATTGGGATGCACTTAAGTCCAATCGCCCTGAAGATGGTGTTTTCGAGATCTCCTCAAATAATTGA
- a CDS encoding C-phycoerythrin class 2 subunit beta, with product MLDAFSRAAVSADSSGSFIGGGELASLKSFIADGNKRLDAVNAITSNASCIVSDAVAGICCENTGLTAPNGGVYTNRKMAACLRDGEIVLRYVSYALLAGDASVLQDRCLNGLRETYAALGVPTGSASRAVAIMKAAAGALITNTNSQPKKMPVTTGDCSNIAGEAASYFDMVISAIS from the coding sequence ATGCTCGACGCATTCTCCAGGGCAGCTGTCTCAGCCGATTCCAGCGGCTCTTTCATCGGCGGCGGCGAACTGGCCTCTCTGAAGTCCTTCATTGCCGATGGCAACAAGCGCCTCGACGCTGTTAACGCCATCACTTCCAACGCTAGCTGCATCGTTTCTGACGCCGTTGCAGGCATCTGCTGCGAGAACACCGGTCTGACCGCCCCCAACGGTGGCGTTTACACCAACCGCAAGATGGCTGCTTGCCTGCGCGATGGTGAGATCGTTCTGCGTTACGTCTCCTACGCCCTGCTGGCTGGTGATGCTTCTGTTCTCCAGGACCGCTGCCTGAACGGACTGCGTGAAACCTACGCTGCACTGGGTGTTCCCACAGGTTCCGCCTCCCGTGCCGTGGCCATCATGAAGGCCGCTGCTGGTGCCCTGATCACCAACACCAACAGCCAGCCCAAAAAGATGCCTGTGACCACTGGAGATTGCTCCAACATCGCCGGCGAAGCTGCCAGCTATTTCGACATGGTGATCAGCGCTATCAGCTGA